In the genome of Bacillus sp. S3, one region contains:
- a CDS encoding ANTAR domain-containing response regulator, with protein MKKRIMVVEDESLVRLDVAMMLEDAGYEVVAQIGDGEKAIEQAFSLQPDLIIMDIKMPKMNGLKASEIISKRMNTPILLLTAYSQREYVDKAKQANIMGYLVKPINEANLIPAVEIALRQAENAREYREQVENMNKQLMERKIVEKAKGILMQKFNLPEDAAFKKMRKISMNKQVTMENVAKQIILKYNA; from the coding sequence ATGAAGAAACGAATCATGGTTGTCGAGGATGAATCCCTTGTCCGGTTAGATGTAGCGATGATGCTGGAAGATGCCGGTTATGAGGTCGTCGCCCAAATTGGGGATGGAGAAAAGGCAATTGAACAGGCATTTTCACTGCAGCCTGATTTAATCATTATGGATATTAAAATGCCAAAAATGAATGGTCTAAAGGCAAGTGAAATCATTTCAAAACGAATGAATACGCCTATTTTGCTTTTGACGGCATACAGCCAGCGTGAATATGTGGATAAAGCGAAACAAGCAAATATAATGGGCTATCTGGTGAAACCAATCAATGAAGCCAATTTAATTCCTGCTGTTGAAATTGCCTTAAGGCAGGCTGAGAATGCCCGGGAATACCGAGAGCAAGTCGAAAACATGAACAAACAGCTTATGGAAAGAAAAATCGTTGAAAAGGCTAAAGGAATCTTGATGCAGAAATTCAATCTGCCTGAAGATGCCGCCTTCAAAAAAATGAGAAAAATTAGCATGAACAAACAGGTTACAATGGAAAATGTAGCAAAGCAAATTATTCTGAAGTATAACGCTTAA
- a CDS encoding sensor histidine kinase, which yields MNIELVEELCTLHTSLLVEDVQRIKEIVVNLPLIADLNRANVFVDCPTKEGKHAIVVAEAAPTTVESVYKKSVVGKFVYEAFEPAVFFSLRTGKPMFLNRALTQEGKTVDQSVVPIHGAGNLVIGTLIMEKDISDQLQHQQKMEALSETTKALSEIVIGFTENRPIIPEVIEDSLFFIDRDSKILYYNPAARNLLQEIGEEESKIGKLLVLFFPSIEDILEDPEDLIVEEVVMLNKVFQVKKIRLGSLDQSIGTFVFFKNITELREKERELIVKSVAIREIHHRVKNNLQTIASLLRLQMRRGLPEESKVHFVESLNRITSIASVYEIILSNSSVDDVDIYSLIEKIGSTLVFEAEHENKKISIAYSGPKHLHIKTNKAVSAALVINELIQNCVKHAFNQRNTGKINVVFEQKDNEIEIQVIDNGEGYAPDAKPSLGLDIVSMMIEHDLSGHFSINRAETGTIATVRFPIDSEVVLA from the coding sequence ATGAATATCGAACTTGTAGAAGAATTATGTACATTGCATACGAGTCTCTTAGTGGAAGACGTTCAAAGAATAAAAGAGATTGTCGTGAACCTGCCATTAATTGCAGACTTAAATAGGGCAAATGTATTCGTTGATTGTCCGACAAAAGAGGGGAAACATGCAATTGTTGTGGCAGAAGCTGCACCCACTACGGTAGAATCGGTTTATAAAAAATCGGTTGTCGGAAAGTTTGTCTATGAGGCGTTCGAACCAGCTGTTTTCTTTTCATTAAGAACAGGTAAGCCCATGTTTCTTAATCGAGCATTAACTCAAGAAGGGAAGACAGTTGACCAAAGTGTGGTCCCTATTCATGGCGCGGGTAACCTTGTGATCGGTACATTAATCATGGAAAAGGATATCAGTGACCAATTGCAGCATCAGCAAAAAATGGAAGCGTTGTCAGAAACAACGAAAGCCTTAAGTGAAATTGTCATTGGTTTTACTGAGAATAGACCAATTATTCCTGAGGTGATCGAAGATTCCTTATTTTTTATTGATCGGGATAGTAAAATTCTCTATTACAATCCTGCAGCTAGAAATCTTCTTCAGGAAATCGGTGAGGAAGAAAGTAAGATAGGGAAGTTGCTAGTTCTCTTTTTTCCAAGCATTGAAGACATTCTTGAGGACCCTGAAGACCTAATTGTGGAAGAAGTAGTGATGTTAAATAAAGTTTTTCAGGTGAAGAAAATCAGGTTAGGATCGCTGGATCAATCAATTGGAACCTTTGTGTTTTTTAAGAATATTACAGAGCTTCGGGAAAAGGAAAGAGAACTGATTGTCAAATCCGTTGCAATTCGCGAAATCCATCACCGCGTGAAAAATAATTTGCAAACGATTGCAAGTCTCTTGAGACTGCAAATGCGCAGAGGGTTACCGGAGGAAAGCAAGGTCCACTTTGTGGAAAGTCTCAACCGGATTACTAGTATTGCGTCCGTCTACGAGATTATCCTTTCCAACTCCAGTGTTGACGATGTTGATATTTATAGTTTAATAGAGAAAATTGGCAGTACACTCGTCTTTGAAGCAGAGCATGAAAATAAAAAGATCAGCATTGCTTATTCAGGTCCAAAGCATCTTCACATTAAAACGAATAAGGCGGTTTCGGCGGCATTGGTGATTAATGAATTGATCCAAAATTGTGTCAAGCATGCCTTTAATCAAAGGAATACGGGTAAGATTAACGTTGTGTTTGAGCAAAAAGACAATGAAATCGAGATCCAGGTAATTGACAATGGCGAGGGGTATGCTCCAGATGCGAAGCCTTCATTAGGTTTAGATATCGTATCGATGATGATCGAGCACGATTTATCCGGTCATTTTTCGATTAACCGAGCAGAAACAGGGACCATCGCCACCGTTAGATTCCCAATCGATAGTGAGGTGGTTCTGGCATGA